gtatgggttttttaTAGTTGACCATACGGTATGGTTTTTTTAATAGTTGACCatacggtatgttttttttttatagtcgaCCATacggtatggtttttttttttatagtagacCATACGGTATGGTATTTTTTATAGTCGACCATACGGTCTGGGTTTTTTATAGTCGACCatacggtatgttttttttttatagtcgaccatacagtatgggttttttaTAGTCGaccatacggtatgggtttttttataaaagctgtacagttgcctataattgataaaattcactttaataaaactttggtgaatagttgtctcattggcaatcatataccaCATATCTCCTTTATTTTTATAGAACAACAATCCATTTCATAATAATTGCAAAAATAATTCCAATCATTTGatttgcaaaattaaaataaagcatAAAATGTATGATTCAAATCAAAAATCATTATAACAtgtaatgatttttaaaaaaaaaatttttttggtGGGTGGGGAGGAAAGAGACAGAAATTTCAAGCAGGAAGTAGGTTGACTTCTTGTCAAGTGTCCTTTGATGGATGCATTTAATGTTTATATTGTCTTGTGTTTTtaatagtgttgtcaaatcgtaaaCTTTTGGCttaccggttactcggataatcgttcgaccgattaaccggttaactggtagtttaagttgatgtttgaaGGACTTATCTATAGTACcttacacatagatataagaagatgtggtttgagggTAAATGTGACATTCTTCCATCAAAATCATAAATTTATTCTTATTATGATACaatgaattgaagtttgtcctttgcCATTACAAGGCTGGTCTGTGgggattcctggcgaagtttgacttttaataatcaaatacaccgcATCAACTAACttcagattaaaaaataaaaaaaaaaaacttcttgatctAGTAGGATAGAATATATATGAAACTgatgattctttcattttctcttgTCTCCAaaaataatgtggagtgtttcaatttgaaatgattaagcatgttactcgtactatcaaGTAATACATTCAATACATTTACATTGGTTTGCATTTCGcaatttttgagttagcatttcgtttaaagtatgacaaagcctTGCACGACGGGGcttgcacattcagatgtaggtctacacaatattagatcaaaaatgaaataattaagcaaatcgtaaaatttaatcgtattaGTGATTTAAAGTTGCtgttaaaaaacatgtatactaattatgtttccttttaaaagatcttgccccgagctgagagacaagttctaattaactttatgttttttaaattaacaatagcaatcaatatactggacaattgatctgacAAATTAATTACCACaacgacaatttttaaataaaacataattgataaatgaattcaatacaaatttatatcaaatctattaaaattgaaaaaaagtctggTTAActggttagcgtttttggtatttggttGTTCAAACAGTTAACCTTTGACAACACTAGTTTTTAAGTGTGGAATTTATTAATAATCAAACATGCCAGCAAATAAAACAAGTAATATGTCAACACAAAGATAGTAACTGTTTAAATGCATCATGCTGCTGTTTAAAGCAATGCTTAAACATCAGAAAATGAGACAAACTCCTCTATTTTTTTAAAGCACCACTAAGGTATTAATCGTTAAAAGTGTCTTCAGAATAATAAATAGCTTTTCATATAGTTAAATAAACTCATAAACTCATTCACAGGGTTTTGGAACCCTcctttttttggatgatcaatgcatttgaatggggacatcaCTACTCTGTTGAGCcgatttgatatatatatatatcagttatgTCTTTTGTTCATGAACCGTATTAAGAGAGAACTCCAAAAAACAGCAATCACATTTCAagttcattatataaaaaaaaggtagAAAATGTCGGGTATCACAATAAACTTCTCATATCTGCAAAAacctatgttttttttaatcaacaaagATGTTGCATAGATTGTATATTACATCTCTTGGCAACAGCTGTATATCATACACTTGTAGCTGAGCCATTTGAAATGTTGATGCAAAAGTTTAAAACTCCATCTAAACATGTCTTAGATAATAGAAATATGTagaactagataatcaatataaAGATTACATGCTTCAGTACTGTTTCCCCTTAAGCTGACAATATAACAAACTTTAATGATTGTAAACCAAGTTGGCACCAACTGCTGAAATAGTATGCATACCTTGTCTCACTTAATGAGTCAAACAGTGTAACAGAGACAGGACAACCCttgaaaaatgaatgaaaattaaattgaaaattttacatCAGATAGCAGAAGTGATTTTCTCTTTCAATTTATAAATGGCCATGATAGTTGGCAGAGGAAGATAATTTTAATTACTCaattaaacattttcatttaaatttagcAGTGCCAGCACTAATACTGTGATATTTAAGACATTCTAACCTGAATTTTCATCTATAAAATGGAACAGAATTCTATTTCACATTAAAATCCAGAAAACTTTACTTCATAAAGTTTAGCTTTGTCAGTTTCTGGAGAATGACATCCAATAAAGAAGTATCCCTGTACTGATGTTCCAAGAGAATAGGGAAATCTGATTCCAACTTCAGACAGCCTTTTGTTAGCAATAATTTGTCCATTCATATCTAAAATATGAATTGTATGATTGTTCCTATCAGCTATAACAATATTATCTAATGGTGTGGTCATGATGTCAGCTGGGTGAAAAGGTCGCCGCTTAGAGTTAATATTGGGATTGCCTTCATATGTCCCTACCACATTTCCAGCCTGTCCAAGTATTACAATTCTACCAGTCTTTATATCTAATCCATCTACCACACAAATGTTTCCATTACTGGTACTTGTAATTCTCTCTGGAACTGTAAATAATGGTTTCCTGTTTTTATCTACTTCatataaattcaaataatttCCTGCATGATCCCTTACTAGCACTGAACTGTAACCGGTAGCACCTAAAAATTTTAACATTCCTTTAAGAAAGGATAAAAACTGGTACCGATCTACGACACCTGTAATGACTTTATCCCTTGTTACATGGATACACAATGGCATAACTCTTGAATAACGCCATGATAATGTATACTTAGAGTTAGACAACTTCCCTGTTCTTTGGCCAACCGCCTGTAGCGTTTTGTTACCATCTACTGCTAAAATCAGATCTCCAGATGGGGTAATTGTCATGTCATGTACAACTATATTAAACTGTGAAATTATTTGCggcttttcttttttcaaatttaaatgcatAACAGTGTCATGAGTACCATCCGATATCCATATGGAACTGTCATGGCAGGGTGACATacaaaaaatgttatttatatcAGTTGTAAATTGTCTGGTAACTTCAATCTCTGTTTGTTCTTCTCTCATTTCTCCCTGTTCAGAATCTAATGTTGAGTTTAAGGAATTTCCTAGTGCAACTTCTAACATTGTTTTAGTCACTTGATTTTCTTTCTCACTTTGAATTCCAACTTCTGACAGTATTCTAGTCACTTCGTTTTCTTTCTCTCTTTGAATTCCAACTTCTGATATTATTCTAGTCATTTCGTTTTCTTTCTCTCCTTGAATTCCAACTTCTGACATTGAACTAGTCACTTCGTTTTCTTTCTCATTTTGAATTCCAACTTCTGATATTATTCTAGTCACTTGGTTTTCTTTCTCTCTTTGAATTCCAACTTCTGATATTATTCTAGTCACTTCGTTTTCTTTCTCTCTTTGAATTCCAACTTCTGACATTGAACTAGTCACTTCATTTTCTTTCTCATTTTGAATTCCAACTTCTGACAGTATTCTAGTCACTTCGTTTTCTTTCTCACTTTGAATTCCAACTTCTGATATTATTCTAGTCACTTCGTTTTCTTTCTCTCCTTGAATTCCAACTTCTGATATTATTCTAGTCACTTCATTTTCTTTCTCATTTTGAATTCCAACTTCTGACAGTCTTCTAGTCACTTCAATTTCTTTCTCTCCTTGAATTCCAACTTCTGATATTATTCTAGTCACTTGGTTTTCTTTCTCACTTTGAATTCCAACTTCTGATATTATTCTAGTCACTTGGTTTTCTTTCTCACTTTGAATTCCAACTTCTGACATTATTCTAGTCACTTCGTTTTCTTTCTCACTTTGAATTCCAACTTCTGATATTATTGTAGTCACTTGGTTTTCTTTCTCTCCTTGAATTCCAACTTCTGATATTATTCTAGTCACTTGGTTTTCTTTCTCCATTTGAATTCCAACTTCTGACATTGATCTAGTCACTTGGTTTTCTTTCTCTCCTTGAATCCCATTTTCTGACATTGATCTAGTCACATGGTTTTCTTTCTCTCTTTGAATTCCAACTTCTGACATTGATCTAGTCTCTTGGTTTTCTTTCTCTCTGTGAATTCCAACTTCTGACATTATTCTAGTCTCTTGGTTTTCTTTCTCTCTTTGAATTCCAACTTCTGACATTGATCTAGTCTCTTGGTTTTCTTTCTCTCTTTGAATTCCAACTTCTGACATTGATCTAGTCACTTGGTTTTCTTTCTCTCCTTGAATCCCATTTTATGACATTGATCTAGTCACATGGTTTTCTTTCTCTTTTTGAATTCCAACTTCTGACATTGATCTAGTCTCTTGGTTTTCTTTCTCTCTTTGAATTCCAACTTCTGACATTATTCTAGTCTCTTGGTTTTCTTTCTCTCTTTGAAATCCAACTTCTGACATTATTCTAGTCACTTGGTTTTCTTTCTCTCTTTGAATTCCAACTTCTGACATTGATCTAGTCTCTTGGTTTTCTTTCTCTCTTTGAATTCCAACTTCTGACATTATTCTAGTCTCTTGGTTTTCTTTCTCTCTTTGAATTCCAACTTCTCACATTATTCTAGTCTCTTGGTTTTCTTTCTCTCTTTGAATTCCAACTTCTGACATTGATCTAGTCTCTTGGTTTTCTTTCTCTCTTTGAATTCCAACTTCTTACATTATTCTAGTCTCTTGGTTTTCTTTCTCTCTTTGAATTCCAACTTCTGACATTATTCTAGTCTCTTGGTTTTCTTTCTCTCTTTGAATTCCCTCAACAAATTCATCTTCATCAATATAATTTTCCTTTTCTATAACATCATGCCCTTTATGAATATCAGTAAGACATTTCAGACAaatgttttctttacaaattgCAGCACATATGATCCAAATGTTGATTGCAtctaattttcttaaaataaacatttttgtctGAATATTCACAAGATTTGTCTTCTAAATCCTTAGTTTGAGACATTTTATGGTTGGAAATATGTCCTTTTTTCATATATGCAATGTATCCACAAATTTACACTGGATGTGTTTTTTAGTCTCCGCCACCGTGTACCTGATACGACACAAAGATACTTGTTCCAGTTTAACCAACTAACCAGGGATGTATATAACTAAATAATTCTATATCctgtttgtttataataaaaaatatgaaccAATTTAAACGTAAGCTGTAAATATGTCTTTTTATTTctgataaatgaaaaattactAGACCTATTCAAagggtatttttttatttcttaaaatacagGTGTGTGATAACTTCCGGGCTATAAAGTTTAAACTTATATACTAAAGTTCTGTACTACCCCTCCCTTCAAATGGGTCTTCCTTAGAATTCAATTTGGCAGCTATCAATGTGTATTTTTACTAGTAATTTTCCAATTGTCTATGAGATGTAGCCTatagatcatatctgggaaccagaatgtaaacaaaataaaaaccacaagaatattatatatctccccaaaaagTGGTCcatgaaacagctgtatttacaaagtgcaaccaatatttacatttatttaaatagaaaaatctttaaaatccCTTTTtctctcaacattatttatccaTTCAAATCATAGCCTAAAGGGAACCACTTCATGTACTCTCAACTTTCTTTTACAGTACAATGAATACCCCAACtcttaatttttaaagaaattgaaagATTTTAATTATTGTCAGCTCACCCTACTTGCATGTTTACTGACAtgaaatgcctagaacctgtttaaaactaCTATGATAATAATTGAAAGCATttcagaacaagaatgtgtccccagtacacggatgccccatccgcactatcattttctatgttcagtggaccgtgaaaatgaggtaaaatctctaatttggcattaaaattagaaagatcatatcataaagaacatgtgtactgtttcaaattgattggacttcagcttcatcaaaaactacctcgaccataaactttaacctgaagcgggacagacggacgaacgaacagacagatgAACGAACTGACAATAAACTAGAGATATCTTAAATTCTTAACTCAGTATAGCTACTCACcactttataatgttttataatatcCAATAAACTAGAGATATCTGTACTCAGTATAGTTACTCACCACTTTATAATACCCAATAGACTAGAAGTATCTTTACTCAGTAGAGCTACTCACcactttataatgttttataatatcCAATAAACTAGAGATATCTTAACTCAGTATAGTTACTCACcactttataatgttttataatatcCAATTAACTAGAAGTATCTTTACTCAGTATAGTTACTCACcactttataatgttttataatatcCAATTAACTAGAGGTATCTTTACTCA
Above is a window of Mytilus galloprovincialis chromosome 7, xbMytGall1.hap1.1, whole genome shotgun sequence DNA encoding:
- the LOC143082636 gene encoding uncharacterized protein LOC143082636 isoform X1; translated protein: MSEVGIQREKENQETRSMSEVGIQREKENQETRIMSEVGIHREKENQETRSMSEVGIQREKENHVTRSMSENGIQGEKENQVTRSMSEVGIQMEKENQVTRIISEVGIQGEKENQVTTIISEVGIQSEKENEVTRIMSEVGIQSEKENQVTRIISEVGIQSEKENQVTRIISEVGIQGEKEIEVTRRLSEVGIQNEKENEVTRIISEVGIQGEKENEVTRIISEVGIQSEKENEVTRILSEVGIQNEKENEVTSSMSEVGIQREKENEVTRIISEVGIQREKENQVTRIISEVGIQNEKENEVTSSMSEVGIQGEKENEMTRIISEVGIQREKENEVTRILSEVGIQSEKENQVTKTMLEVALGNSLNSTLDSEQGEMREEQTEIEVTRQFTTDINNIFCMSPCHDSSIWISDGTHDTVMHLNLKKEKPQIISQFNIVVHDMTITPSGDLILAVDGNKTLQAVGQRTGKLSNSKYTLSWRYSRVMPLCIHVTRDKVITGVVDRYQFLSFLKGMLKFLGATGYSSVLVRDHAGNYLNLYEVDKNRKPLFTVPERITSTSNGNICVVDGLDIKTGRIVILGQAGNVVGTYEGNPNINSKRRPFHPADIMTTPLDNIVIADRNNHTIHILDMNGQIIANKRLSEVGIRFPYSLGTSVQGYFFIGCHSPETDKAKLYEVKFSGF